From the genome of Papaver somniferum cultivar HN1 unplaced genomic scaffold, ASM357369v1 unplaced-scaffold_10, whole genome shotgun sequence:
TGGAGGACATCCAAATAAAATTTCATGAGGTGATTTTTAACCAAGAATTGGAGTTGagagtttatttattaaaaagGTGGCAGTAAGCACACATTCACCCCAAAATTTCAGAGGTAGATGGGAATGAAATCTTAGAGAGCGAGCAATCTCAAGAAGATGACGATGCTTGCGTTCGACCACTCCATTTTGTTGGGGTGTGGCAACACAACTTCGTTGGTGCACTATGCCAAGTTGGAAGAACAACTCTTGCATGGATTTTGAGAGAAATTCAGTTCCATTATCAGAACGTATCTTTTGAATTTGAGGTAAGAAAACATCTCCCGATCCATAGGAGACGGTATGAATAGAATGATTATATTGAGTACGAACATAAGAGATGAAATATTGTAAGTATTTAAAAGTTTCAGATTTAACCTTCATTAAAAATATCCAAGTGCAACGGGAAAAATCGTCAACAATAGACAAAAAATAACGATCCCCAGTGATGCTTGGTTCGCTAAAGGGTCCCCAAATATCACAGTGGATTATTTCAAAAATCCTAGAACTAGAACTACAACGAGAAGGAAACTTTAAACGATATTGTTTTGCCTGTGGACAAATCCCACAGATGCCTTTGTCCGAACTAATAAAGGGAAATTTCTTCGATGAGTAATCTAATCTAGGGGAGGACGGATGTCCCAATCTCCAATGCCAAAGATGAAAATTTTGCGGAAGCGAAACAGAAAAGGCAGTAACAGCAGGAAGATAATATAGACCATTGTAGTAATCACCCTGACCAATCAGCTTCTTCGTTTGTAGGTCCTGAAAGTAGCAGTGATTAGATTCAAACTTTACAGAGTAGCGTTTAGAGCGAACCAATTGTCCTACGGATAATAAATTGAATTTGCAAGTAGGTACATGAAGCACGTTAGTAAATTTTAAGGTGGGAGAAAAGTGAACCGTTCCCACATGAAGTGCGGATAGAGAACTTCCATTGGGAAGTTGAACAGAGATGGGTGAAGGTGTTTTAATGTAAGATGAGAAAAGCttcaaggaacaacaaatatgattAGATGCTCCTGTATCTATAATCCAAAGAGAATGTTTTGTAAAAAAAGACATACCTGCAAGATTTGCAATTGTTGTCGTAGTACCAGTTTGGAGCAATGTTAAAAGTTGATTGTATTGATCATGGGTCAACTGTGGAGCAGCAGCCATGTAGCTACTTGGAGCGACAGAGTTTCTCGTGTAGCCTGTGCTGGAATTTCCCGTGTAGCCCGTGCTTGTGTCATCTCTTGGCTTCTTCGGGTAACCAACCAGTTGATAACAACGGTCCTTTGTGTGACCAATCTTTCGGCAATGATCACAAGATGGTCGCAGATTCTTGCTGCTCGATCCATTGGTGTTGCTCCAAGGGGAAGGTCGAGGTGCAAATCTGGTAGACAAGGCTGCGCTGTCAATCTGGGGTGTAGCAGCAATGTTGATAAATTGTTGTTGTTCTTCCTGACGAACAAGGGATTAAATCTTCGCAAGCGTCGGAAAAGGAGACATAAGAAGGATGTTGCTTCTTACGGCCGAAAATATGTCATGAAGTCCCTGTAAGAACTCCATTGCTTTGTCTCTGTTGAGCTGTTCAAGCACTTGCTTTCCATTACCGCAGGTGCAAGGTTCAACCGGTGTAAGAGCGCCCACTTCATCCCATAGACTTTTAAGCTTGGTGTaataagaagatatactagaATCTTCTTGTTTGAGAGTTGATATATGACGTTTTAAATCAAAGATTCGAGGCATATTTGTTTCATAAAATCGATCCTCATGATCAATCCAAATATCCCTAGCGTTTTCTATCCAACTGATGCTTCGTTTTATCTCAGCTTCACAGGAATTGGCAATCCAAATATAAACCAGATTGTTTGCACGAATCCAAGCTGGAAGTTTGTCATCAGAAGCTAACGGTTTGGCTATTGTACCATCAACCAAGCCGTATTTGTTCTTGGCTCTTAAAGCCCGAGCAATACCCCTTGACCATGTGGGATAATTATCACCTGTTAACACAGGGGAATAAAGCACAGTCGACGGATTGTCCGACGCTGGTACATCATAAGGGTCTAAGCTTGAGCTAGAGTCATCAAACTTAGGTCCACGTACAttagatggagatggtggtggtgatgcaaCCATAATGAGAGGGAAAGAGAATCAAGAAGGAAGGAgacgagaaaaaaaaaagaaaaaaaggtgtgaaaaaaaatttgtttttgaagaaaCGTACCTGCTCAAGATACCATGTCAAATTTCATGAAAACATAGATATTTTCTCTTTCTCGTTATTGTGAGAAGAGCAAGAATCATCttatatttatagtgttttggttaCAATCTTTTACAAGGAATAAAAGCTAATTACAGAAACCATTCCAAATACAGAGACTATCCTAAACATAGAAGTTACTTGGTGTATACACCAAGTAATGATCATGCATGTGAACTTCATGGCttctaacactccccctcaagttggagccgtATGAGATATATCGTATACGCCCAACTTGCTGACAATGCGTTGATGATGTTCTCCTCCTAATGGCTTTGTGAAGATGTCTGCTAATTGATCTTTGGATTTGACATAGGTTGGTAATATTAATCCTGACACAATTCTTTCACGAACAAAGTGACAATCTATTTCAATGTGttttgttcgttcatgaaaaaTTGGATTATTTGCAATATGAATTGCAGCTTGGTTATCACAGTGTATTTTCACTGGTCTaggaattttaattttaaattctTGCATGAGATAAGTGAGCCATTGAAATTCACTTGCAAGATTAGCTAAAGCTCGATATTCAGCTTCTGCAGATGATCGAGCCACAGTAAGTTGTTTTTTACTTTTCCAAGATATAGGATTATTACCCATCATGGTAACATATCCTGTGGTAGATCGACGAGTTGTTggacatcctgcccaatctgaaTATGTATATCCTGATAAGATTAAATCACTATTTGATGACAAGAGAATTCTTTTACCAATGGAACCTTTTAAATATCGCAGTATACGATTGGCAGCATCCATGTGCGTATTTGTAGGCTTTTGCATAAATTGACTGAGATAATTTACTGCATATACTATGTCAGGCCTAGTGACTGTTAAATAAAGAAGTCGTCCAATCAAACGACGATAAGATGAAGGATCATCTAGGAGTTTTCCATCTGTAGGTGTTAGTTTGATATTTTGCTCCATAGGAAATGATGATGGGCGTGATCCTGTTAACCCTGCATCTTGGAGAATATCCAGAgtatattttctttgacataagAAAATGCCTTTCGGCGATCGAGAAACTTCAATTCCTAAGAAGTACTGTAACTTGCCTAAGTCTTTGATTGAGAATTTATTTTCAAGAACTTTTTTGAAGTGTTGAATCAGTATAGGATCATTTCCTGTTAtaataatatcatctacatatactaaAATATATATAGAGCTAGCATTTTTATgataataaaatagagaataatcTGCTACAGATTGTTTAAAACCTTCTGCAATGAGAGTGGTTGAAAATTTTGCAAACCACTGACGAGAAGCTTGTTTAAGGCCATAAATAGATTTTTTTAAACGACAAACTAGATTCTCCCCCTGTCGTTGAAAACCGGGAGGTAATTCCATAAAAATTTCTTCATTTAAATCACCTTGAAGGAAGGCATTATTGACGTCAAGTTGGTGAAGAGACCATCCTTTGATGGAGGCTATGGATAA
Proteins encoded in this window:
- the LOC113326382 gene encoding uncharacterized protein LOC113326382, encoding MVASPPPSPSNVRGPKFDDSSSSLDPYDVPASDNPSTVLYSPVLTGDNYPTWSRGIARALRAKNKYGLVDGTIAKPLASDDKLPAWIRANNLVYIWIANSCEAEIKRSISWIENARDIWIDHEDRFYETNMPRIFDLKRHISTLKQEDSSISSYYTKLKSLWDEVGALTPVEPCTCGNGKQVLEQLNRDKAMEFLQGLHDIFSAVRSNILLMSPFPTLAKI